The segment ATTGGCGGACGTTCGGCGAACGGGCCGATCGGGACGAGTGGGTTCGCCGGCCCGGCCGCGATGGCTGCAACGTCGCGTATCTGGCATTCGGCTATTTCGGCTATCAGCTTCTTCGGCTCAATATCTGCGATGCGCAGCGGTGTCTGGACCACCTGCAGTCGCGGCCGGAGGTGGACGGGCGGCGGCTGGGCGGGATGGGCTGCTCGTTCGGCGGGACGATGACCACCTGCGTTTCGGCGCTGGATCGCCGGATCAAGGCGGCGGTGGTCGTCTGTTACATCAGCACGCTCGCCGACGCGCTCAGCGATCGTGGGAACGTCAACGTCTGCGGTTCGCAGTTTATGGCCGGTTTGCGGACGATCGGCGACATCGCCGACGTGGCGGGCCTGATCGCGCCGCGGCCGTGCATGGTCCAGATCGGCCGTCGCGATGAGTGTTTCATTGAGAAGGACGCTCTGGCTGCGTTCGACCATCTCCGGAAGATCTATCGCGCCGCTGAGGCCGGCGACCGGCTCGTGCTCGATCGTTTCGAGGGCGGGCACGAGGTCGATCTGTCGGGCGGCGTCGAGTTTCTCAAACAACATCTTTTATAGCGACATTCGCGGGAGGACTCTCATGGCGATCAGGAAGGTGAGCTACGGCGGCTGGTCCAACTGCTATCGGCTGTCGAACGATCTGGTCGATCTGGTGGCGACCACGGACGTCGGTCCGCGGATCATTCGCTTCGGGTTTGTCGGCCAGGAGAACGAGTTCAAGGAATACGGCGAGATGATGGGCAAGAAGGGGGGGCGGCAGTGGCGGATTTACGGCGGGCATCGGCTTTGGCACGCTCCG is part of the Phycisphaerae bacterium genome and harbors:
- a CDS encoding prolyl oligopeptidase family serine peptidase, whose amino-acid sequence is MAARVKRFLSAESGVAELLKVTPELRFTGQTRDEYKRWRRFFLSRLSRNLGPTPPRVPPKLEVLERCAMDGYTREKVIFNSDPFSSVVAYVLIPEGASRRDPRPAVLCAHGHGVGKDGTVGIVADYQKQFAVELARQGFVAMAPDWRTFGERADRDEWVRRPGRDGCNVAYLAFGYFGYQLLRLNICDAQRCLDHLQSRPEVDGRRLGGMGCSFGGTMTTCVSALDRRIKAAVVVCYISTLADALSDRGNVNVCGSQFMAGLRTIGDIADVAGLIAPRPCMVQIGRRDECFIEKDALAAFDHLRKIYRAAEAGDRLVLDRFEGGHEVDLSGGVEFLKQHLL